One part of the Arabidopsis thaliana chromosome 1 sequence genome encodes these proteins:
- a CDS encoding Six-hairpin glycosidases superfamily protein, translated as MTGLSPSGDIKPLLDDESQRPRVITPFPSPKLTDLSMFQGEHKESLYWGTYRPQMYFGVRARTPKSLVAGLMWLVMKDGKPVMRHFCENSNDLKSFGWKEHNGRDFGRQELFEQNMVLETSFVKSEEGSLGYGGDWSIRINVQNMLNDDEVKRTSGSRQDVGNWQMHLKSQNHLETHYCGFKTPDIVNLSGLVQQNLTAQEEKSGLLQLSDSSEDSSNIYVFQISTTNQSTIDIAFVSGIKEETSNMENRIMSLTGLPLSSLLEEKHIAFNAKFNECFNLSDKLDPETLVVGKAAIGNMLGGIGYFYGQSKIHFPKSPLAKSEDDFLLYWPAELYTAVPSRPRFPRGFLWDEGFHQLLIWRWDVHITLEIVGNWLDLMNIDGWIPREQVLGAEALSKIPKQYVVQFPSNGNPPTLLLVIRDLINGIRTEKFNEADRDKILSFLDRAFVRLDAWFKWFNTSQIGKEKGSYYWHGRDNITNRELNPQSLSSGLDDYPRASHPNEDERHVDLRCWMYLAADSMNSIQEFMGKNDILVTEDYSSIAKLLSDFTLLNQMHYDKDHGAYLDFGNHTEEVRLVWKEVIHEDGHLSRELVRETYGKPELRLVPHIGYVSFFPFMFRIIPADSSILDKQLDLISNGNIVWSDYGLLSLAKTSSLYMKYNSEHQAPYWRGAIWMNMNYMILSSLHHYSTVDGPYNSKARTIYEELRSNLIRNVVRNYDQTGIIWEHYDQTKGTGEGARVFTGWSALILLIMSEEYPLF; from the exons GGTGAGCACAAGGAAAGCTTGTATTGGGGAACTTATCGTCCTCAGATGTATTTTGGAGTTCGAGCCAG AACTCCCAAGTCCCTTGTTGCTGGCTTGATGTGGCTCGTTATGAAAGATGGAAAGCCTGTTATGAGACATTTCTGTGAAAACTCTAACGATCTTAAGTCATTTGGTTGGAAAGAACACAATGGAAGAGATTTTGGGCGACAAGAGctgtttgaacaaaatatGGTTTTGGAGACAAGTTTTGTCAAGTCTGAGGAAGGCAGCCTTGGTTATGGAGGAGATTGGTCTATTAGAATCAATGTTCAAAATATGttgaatgatgatgaagtaaAGAGAA CTTCAGGTTCACGTCAAGATGTAGGAAACTGGCAGATGCACTTAAAATCACAG AATCATCTTGAAACACATTATTGTGGATTCAAGACGCCTGACATTGTCAATCTCTCTGGTCTTGTTCAGCAAAATCTCACTGCTCAG gAAGAGAAGTCTGGACTACTTCAGCTCTCTGACTCATCAGAGGACTCTTCCAACATTTATGTTTTTCAG ATTTCCACGACGAACCAATCAACTATAGACATTGCCTTTGTCTCTggaataaaagaagaaacgtCCAACATGGAAAATCGTATAATGAGTCTTACAG GTTTGCCACTCTCTAGTCTACTTGAAGAGAAACATATAGCATTTAATGCTAAGTTCAATGAATGCTTCAACCTTTCTGACAAG CTTGATCCTGAAACTTTGGTGGTTGGTAAAGCAGCAATCGGGAACATGCTTGGAGGCATTGGTTACTTCTATGGTCAATCAAAGATTCATTTTCCTAAAAGTCCTCTG GCTAAAAGTGAGGATGATTTCTTGCTATATTGGCCAGCTGAGCTATACACAGCAGTTCCAAGCCGGCCCCGGTTTCCTAGGGGATTTTTGTGGGATGAAGGCTTCCATCAATTGTTGATCTG GCGTTGGGATGTCCATATAACCTTGGAAATAGTTGGAAACTGGTTAGATTTAATGAATATAGATGGATGGATTCCACGTGAGCAAGTTTTGGGAGCTGAAGCTCTCAG TAAGATTCCAAAGCAGTACGTTGTTCAGTTCCCAAGTAATGGCAATCCACCTACACTACTTTTGGTCATACGCG atttgaTCAATGGGATACGGACAGAGAAATTCAACGAGGCAGACAGAGATAAAATATTGTCATTCCTTGACCGGGCTTTTGTACGGCTAGATGCATGGTTTAAATGGTTCAATACTTCTCAGATAG GTAAGGAAAAGGGAAGTTATTATTGGCATGGCAGAGACAATATAACAAATAGGGAACTAAACCCTCAG TCTCTTTCCTCGGGTTTGGATGATTATCCTCGGGCTTCACATCCAAATGAAGATGAGAGGCATGTTGACCTCAGATGCTGGATGTATCTTGCAGCAGATTCCATGAACTCCATCCAAGAGTTTATGGGGAAAAATGACATACTTGTGACA GAGGATTACAGCTCAATTGCCAAGCTGCTTTCAGATTTCACTCTTCTGAATCag aTGCACTATGACAAGGACCATGGGGCTTACCTTGACTTTGGTAATCATACAGAAGAA GTTCGGTTAGTCTGGAAAGAGGTAATTCACGAAGATGGACATTTATCTCGAGAGCTTGTAAGGGAGACATATGGGAAGCCAGAGCTAAGATTGGTTCCTCATATCGGTTACGTCAGCTTCTTTCCCTTCATGTTTAGAATCATCCCAGCT GATTCTTCGATCCTCGACAAACAGCTCGATCTCATTTCAAACGGGAACATCGTATGGAGTGACTATGGACTACTTTCACTTGCCAAAACTAG TTCTTTGTACATGAAGTATAACAGTGAGCATCAAGCACCATACTGGAGAGGTGCTATATGGATGAACATGAACTACATGATTCTTTCTTCCCTGCACCATTACTCTACAGTGGATGGACCGTACAACAGCAAAGCACGAACGATTTACGAGGAACTAAGGAGCAATCTAATAAG gaACGTGGTTAGAAACTATGACCAGACTGGAATTATCTGGGAACACTACGATCAAACAAAAGGAACTGGAGAAGGTGCACGTGTCTTCACCGGTTGGTCTGCACTTATCCTCTTAATCATGTCCGAAGAATACCCtctattttaa
- a CDS encoding Six-hairpin glycosidases superfamily protein (Six-hairpin glycosidases superfamily protein; FUNCTIONS IN: mannosyl-oligosaccharide glucosidase activity, alpha-glucosidase activity, catalytic activity; INVOLVED IN: oligosaccharide metabolic process; LOCATED IN: cellular_component unknown; EXPRESSED IN: 6 plant structures; EXPRESSED DURING: F mature embryo stage, petal differentiation and expansion stage, D bilateral stage; CONTAINS InterPro DOMAIN/s: Glycoside hydrolase, family 63 (InterPro:IPR004888), Six-hairpin glycosidase-like (InterPro:IPR008928); BEST Arabidopsis thaliana protein match is: glucosidase 1 (TAIR:AT1G67490.1); Has 471 Blast hits to 459 proteins in 200 species: Archae - 2; Bacteria - 99; Metazoa - 113; Fungi - 132; Plants - 45; Viruses - 0; Other Eukaryotes - 80 (source: NCBI BLink).), giving the protein MTGLSPSGDIKPLLDDESQRPRVITPFPSPKLTDLSMFQGEHKESLYWGTYRPQMYFGVRARTPKSLVAGLMWLVMKDGKPVMRHFCENSNDLKSFGWKEHNGRDFGRQELFEQNMVLETSFVKSEEGSLGYGGDWSIRINVQNMLNDDEVKRSTHLFFYLADEGCNGVNLGKDVLRLKESSVLASGSRQDVGNWQMHLKSQNHLETHYCGFKTPDIVNLSGLVQQNLTAQEEKSGLLQLSDSSEDSSNIYVFQISTTNQSTIDIAFVSGIKEETSNMENRIMSLTGLPLSSLLEEKHIAFNAKFNECFNLSDKLDPETLVVGKAAIGNMLGGIGYFYGQSKIHFPKSPLAKSEDDFLLYWPAELYTAVPSRPRFPRGFLWDEGFHQLLIWRWDVHITLEIVGNWLDLMNIDGWIPREQVLGAEALSKIPKQYVVQFPSNGNPPTLLLVIRDLINGIRTEKFNEADRDKILSFLDRAFVRLDAWFKWFNTSQIGKEKGSYYWHGRDNITNRELNPQSLSSGLDDYPRASHPNEDERHVDLRCWMYLAADSMNSIQEFMGKNDILVTEDYSSIAKLLSDFTLLNQMHYDKDHGAYLDFGNHTEEVRLVWKEVIHEDGHLSRELVRETYGKPELRLVPHIGYVSFFPFMFRIIPADSSILDKQLDLISNGNIVWSDYGLLSLAKTSSLYMKYNSEHQAPYWRGAIWMNMNYMILSSLHHYSTVDGPYNSKARTIYEELRSNLIRNVVRNYDQTGIIWEHYDQTKGTGEGARVFTGWSALILLIMSEEYPLF; this is encoded by the exons GGTGAGCACAAGGAAAGCTTGTATTGGGGAACTTATCGTCCTCAGATGTATTTTGGAGTTCGAGCCAG AACTCCCAAGTCCCTTGTTGCTGGCTTGATGTGGCTCGTTATGAAAGATGGAAAGCCTGTTATGAGACATTTCTGTGAAAACTCTAACGATCTTAAGTCATTTGGTTGGAAAGAACACAATGGAAGAGATTTTGGGCGACAAGAGctgtttgaacaaaatatGGTTTTGGAGACAAGTTTTGTCAAGTCTGAGGAAGGCAGCCTTGGTTATGGAGGAGATTGGTCTATTAGAATCAATGTTCAAAATATGttgaatgatgatgaagtaaAGAGAAGTAcacatctcttcttctatctaGCTGATGAAGGTTGCAATGGTGTGAATTTAGGCAAAGATGTGTTAAGGCTTAAAGAGAGTTCTGTCTTAGCTTCAGGTTCACGTCAAGATGTAGGAAACTGGCAGATGCACTTAAAATCACAG AATCATCTTGAAACACATTATTGTGGATTCAAGACGCCTGACATTGTCAATCTCTCTGGTCTTGTTCAGCAAAATCTCACTGCTCAG gAAGAGAAGTCTGGACTACTTCAGCTCTCTGACTCATCAGAGGACTCTTCCAACATTTATGTTTTTCAG ATTTCCACGACGAACCAATCAACTATAGACATTGCCTTTGTCTCTggaataaaagaagaaacgtCCAACATGGAAAATCGTATAATGAGTCTTACAG GTTTGCCACTCTCTAGTCTACTTGAAGAGAAACATATAGCATTTAATGCTAAGTTCAATGAATGCTTCAACCTTTCTGACAAG CTTGATCCTGAAACTTTGGTGGTTGGTAAAGCAGCAATCGGGAACATGCTTGGAGGCATTGGTTACTTCTATGGTCAATCAAAGATTCATTTTCCTAAAAGTCCTCTG GCTAAAAGTGAGGATGATTTCTTGCTATATTGGCCAGCTGAGCTATACACAGCAGTTCCAAGCCGGCCCCGGTTTCCTAGGGGATTTTTGTGGGATGAAGGCTTCCATCAATTGTTGATCTG GCGTTGGGATGTCCATATAACCTTGGAAATAGTTGGAAACTGGTTAGATTTAATGAATATAGATGGATGGATTCCACGTGAGCAAGTTTTGGGAGCTGAAGCTCTCAG TAAGATTCCAAAGCAGTACGTTGTTCAGTTCCCAAGTAATGGCAATCCACCTACACTACTTTTGGTCATACGCG atttgaTCAATGGGATACGGACAGAGAAATTCAACGAGGCAGACAGAGATAAAATATTGTCATTCCTTGACCGGGCTTTTGTACGGCTAGATGCATGGTTTAAATGGTTCAATACTTCTCAGATAG GTAAGGAAAAGGGAAGTTATTATTGGCATGGCAGAGACAATATAACAAATAGGGAACTAAACCCTCAG TCTCTTTCCTCGGGTTTGGATGATTATCCTCGGGCTTCACATCCAAATGAAGATGAGAGGCATGTTGACCTCAGATGCTGGATGTATCTTGCAGCAGATTCCATGAACTCCATCCAAGAGTTTATGGGGAAAAATGACATACTTGTGACA GAGGATTACAGCTCAATTGCCAAGCTGCTTTCAGATTTCACTCTTCTGAATCag aTGCACTATGACAAGGACCATGGGGCTTACCTTGACTTTGGTAATCATACAGAAGAA GTTCGGTTAGTCTGGAAAGAGGTAATTCACGAAGATGGACATTTATCTCGAGAGCTTGTAAGGGAGACATATGGGAAGCCAGAGCTAAGATTGGTTCCTCATATCGGTTACGTCAGCTTCTTTCCCTTCATGTTTAGAATCATCCCAGCT GATTCTTCGATCCTCGACAAACAGCTCGATCTCATTTCAAACGGGAACATCGTATGGAGTGACTATGGACTACTTTCACTTGCCAAAACTAG TTCTTTGTACATGAAGTATAACAGTGAGCATCAAGCACCATACTGGAGAGGTGCTATATGGATGAACATGAACTACATGATTCTTTCTTCCCTGCACCATTACTCTACAGTGGATGGACCGTACAACAGCAAAGCACGAACGATTTACGAGGAACTAAGGAGCAATCTAATAAG gaACGTGGTTAGAAACTATGACCAGACTGGAATTATCTGGGAACACTACGATCAAACAAAAGGAACTGGAGAAGGTGCACGTGTCTTCACCGGTTGGTCTGCACTTATCCTCTTAATCATGTCCGAAGAATACCCtctattttaa